The Candidatus Zixiibacteriota bacterium DNA segment TTCTTGGCCAAATTCCTTGGGTCCATGTTTGGCGAAGGACGCGGTTCGGTCACTTGGTGTTGTGAACCAAATCGATCGCATAATTATGCAAATGAGAATTAACAGCAAAGGTACAGAAAATATGATCAATCGAATAACCCTTCTAACTCTTGTTCTTGCCTTGTCCACACTCGCAATCGCCTGCGGCGGTGGTAAGAACTTCAGCCTCACCGAGGAACCGGGAACGGAGATTCGTATCTACGAAGTCTTCGGCATGGACTGTCCCGGCTGTCATGTCGGTGTTGAAAAACTGGTCAATCGGGTTGATGGTGTCGTGACCTCCGTGGCCAACTGGACGAAGAAACAAATTGCCATCAAGGTGCGCTCGTCGGATAACGTTTCCGACGAGGCTATCTTCGACGCCATTAAAGAAGCCAACTTTACCCCCGGAAAACGTCTCGACTGATTATGGGAGATAACATGCTTAAAAAGACACTTCTGATATTTGTGGCCCTGAGTCTATCCCTGGCTACTGTACCGGACTTGACGGCCGGAGGCATTAGTGCCGATGCCGGTCTCACACCGGCGCACGACAAGTGGATGTTTCGCACGCAAGCGCGCTTGAACAGATTGAAGAACGCGCCCGACCAGATGACCCGCGAGATGGACATGTACATGTTCCCGCTGGTGATCGCCTACGGCGTCCGCTCGGATCTGACCGTGATGATCCGTCAGCCGCTTATGCGTATGAACATGACTATGGCCGGCAACACCACTCACACCACCGGGTTTGGCGACCTGATGCTTATGACCAAGTACCGCGCCGTCCGGCGCAACACCCCGACCTATACCTTCGGCGTCGCACCACTGCTTGGCATCAAGCTCCCCACCGGCGAAGATGACATCTCCGCGAACGCAACTTCGCTCAAAACCGGGTTGTTCGTCTCGGGCCGCATTCAACCGTGGGCGTCCGAGTTGAATTTTACTTATACACTCAACGGTCTGACCGGCGACGACGACCGCGAGGAGTACCAGGTTCTCGAATTCGTGGGCGCTTTTGCTCGTCAGTTCAGTCTCACCGAGGACGGACGCAGAGCGATCGCGCCGGTGGTCGAGCTGTCGTATGAACATGCTACCGCCACAGAGATCGATAATGTTGAACAGCCTAACAGCGGTGGATCGTTGCTCCGGGTCGCACCGGGCGCGAAGTTAACAATCTCAGGGGTCGTCTTTGAGTCACTGTTGTGGATTCCGGTCTGGGAAGATTTGAACGGCAACCAACTCGAGTACGACATCGGCGGCCTGATCGGCCTGCGCGTGATGCTGTAAGGTGGCAAGCCACTCTTTCGCGCTTCGCGCGCCCGTACTGTCACCCACTGCTTGACCGTGTCACCCTGAGCGGAGTCGAAGGGTCCATCTTCTCTTGTAGGGCGGAACCCTCGTAGCGGTTCCGCCTTTCAGTCCCACAGCAAGCTGTGGGGCACCCCAACTCGAATACGACGTTGGCGGCTTGATCGGCCTGCGCGTGATGTCGGAACCACAGGGGTTCCGACCTACTATTCGGACCTACTATTCGAACTTCGCCGGAATGACACAGTCAAGATGAGATTGCCGCGGCCTCGCGAAGCGCGCGGCCTCGCAATGACGGAGCGGTGAGTGAAACGCAAGATATCCATTCATGAGCACCCCACTTTATCCTTCCCTTGCCCGCCGTGGCATCGTATTATCTGAAAAAGCGAATCCATACCCGGAGGTCCGATGTTTAAGACACTAGTGTCATGCATGGTCACGATGATTCTGGCGGTAGTAGTAATCACACCCACATTTGCCCAACGCCCGGAACCGAAAAAAGAAGAAATCCGCGGGCATACCATGTATACCCTCATGGAACCGGGTGGCATACCGGCCATATTCGAGCCGGA contains these protein-coding regions:
- a CDS encoding heavy-metal-associated domain-containing protein, translating into MINRITLLTLVLALSTLAIACGGGKNFSLTEEPGTEIRIYEVFGMDCPGCHVGVEKLVNRVDGVVTSVANWTKKQIAIKVRSSDNVSDEAIFDAIKEANFTPGKRLD
- a CDS encoding transporter, with protein sequence MLKKTLLIFVALSLSLATVPDLTAGGISADAGLTPAHDKWMFRTQARLNRLKNAPDQMTREMDMYMFPLVIAYGVRSDLTVMIRQPLMRMNMTMAGNTTHTTGFGDLMLMTKYRAVRRNTPTYTFGVAPLLGIKLPTGEDDISANATSLKTGLFVSGRIQPWASELNFTYTLNGLTGDDDREEYQVLEFVGAFARQFSLTEDGRRAIAPVVELSYEHATATEIDNVEQPNSGGSLLRVAPGAKLTISGVVFESLLWIPVWEDLNGNQLEYDIGGLIGLRVML